A window of Gemmatimonadales bacterium genomic DNA:
TCTGCACGCAGGCGAACGCGCCGCCGGTCGAGCCGAGGGCATAGATGCCGCAGGTGTGGGCGAAGGCGTGATCCCAGGGGAGGATCAGCAGGGTCACGGCGTGGGGCGGGAGCGGATAGAGGGCCGTGCCCTGCGCGATGTTCGCCGTGTAGTTGCGATGGCTCAGGACGATGCCCTTGGGGTCGGCGGTCGTGCCGCTCGTGTAGCAGATGTTGGCCGCGTCGGATCCCCGCACGGCGCGCCAGGAGGCGGCGACGCGGCCGGGCTGGGCCGCCAGCGCCGCCTCGCCGCGGGCGAGCAGGTCGGCGAACCGGACGACGCCCGGCACCGCCTCGCCCGGGTCGTCGAGCAGGACGACCGTCTCGAGCTCGGGCAGCTCGGCGCGCAGGCCCATCACCTTGCGCGCCTGGGATCCCGATACGACCGCCATCCGGCACCCGGAGTGGCTGAGGCGGAAGCGCAGCTCGGGCAGCTCCTCGACCTTGACCGAGATCGGGACGTCCACCGCGCCCGTGTAGAGGATCCCCAGCTCGGCGATCACCCACTCGCGGCGGCCCTCCGAGATCAGGGCCACGCGCTCGCCCTTCCCGAGGCCGAGGTCCAGGAAGCCGGCCGCGCAGCGGTGCACCAGCGTCCGCGCCTCGGCGTAGGTGGTCCCGTGCCAGGTCCCGTCCCGCTTCTCGAGGACCAGCGTGTTGCCGGCGAACCGCTCGGCGGCCGCTTCGAACAGCGCGGGCAGGGTCGGCGGGATCGAGGGATCGGAGCTCATCGCGTCCTCCTCCGGCGTCGCCGCACAACGACCCGGCGGCGTGATGTCCATCGCTGCGATGCGGCCGTCAAGCGGGCGTCAACCGGACCGAAGAGAGGATGTTCGCGCGCGCGGGGCCGTCAAGGAGGGTGACCGCACAATCACCGCGGGATGCGTCGCAGTTGCCCGTGGCGCGGGCGGAGCATTATGGTATGCGGACCGATGGCCATTCGCGTCTCGCCGAGCCGGACGGTCGGCCTCCTCGCCGCCGTGACGGGCGCCGCCATCGCCTGCGGCGGCTGCGAGATGGCGAGCCTGCCGGACCAGGGCGGCATCCACCCCGCCTCGCTGGCCTTCAGCGTCCAGCCGGAGTACGCCACGGCCGGCTTTCCCCTGGAGCCCGGGGTGTCGGTCACGGTGATCGAGAGCAACGGCGACACGGCCTACGAGTCGACGGCGAGCATCGGACTGTCGATCGCCAGCGGCACCGGGACGCCGGGGGCGCATCTCGGCGGCGTCACCCAGGTGGCTGCCGTGAACGGGACTGCCAACTTCCCGCAGGTGACCATCGATTCGGCCGGAACCGGCTACCGGCTGCTGGCGGTCGCGACCGCCCTCGGCGGCGCCGCGAGCGACACGTTCGACGTGACGGCCGGCGTGCCGACCCGGCTCGCGTTCCTGAGGCAGCCCTCGGGGGCCCCGGCCGGCGACACGATCAGCCCCGCGGTCCAGGTCGTGGTGCAGGACGTGCTCGGCAACATCGTGCTCGTCGCGTCCGACTCCATCGCGCTCGCCATCGCCGCGAATCCGGGTGCGGCCTCGCTCGGCGGGACCGCGGTCCGGCGGGCCGATGCCGGCGTGGCGACGTTCCCGGGACTCTCGATCAGTGCGGCGGGGGTCGGCTACACGCTCGCGGCCACGGCGCGCGGCTTCGCTGCGGATACCTCCGCGCCGTTCACCATCACCGCGGTGATCCCGCCCCAGCCCGGCGTCCAGCCGCGCCACTAGCGCACCTTGCCGTTTGCGCGCGCCGGCGGCATCCTCCGGCGGCCCGCACACCCTACACCTCCACCCTCCACCCTACTCCCATGCGCCCCATCCCGCTGCTTGCCGCACTGGTCATCTGTCCGCTCGCCGGCGCTCTCGCCCAGGACTCCACTTTCACCCACGCGGATACGCTGCGCGGCTCCAACGGGCCGGCGCGCGCGTGGTGGGACGCGGCGTTCTACGATCTGCACGTGCGGGTGAACCCCGCCGACAGCAGCATCGTGGGCTGGAACGGCATCACCTACCGCATCCTCCAGCCCGCGCGCGAGATGCAGATCGACCTGCAGGTGCCCCTGGAGATCGACAGCGTGGTGCAGGACCGCCACCGGCTGGCCTTCCGGCGGGACGGCGACGCCTTCTTCGTGACGCTCGCCGCGCGCCAGCGCGCGGGCGAGGTGAAGACGGTCACCGTGTGGTATCACGGCAAGCCGCGGGTCGCCCGGCGGCCGCCGTGGGACGGCGGCTTCACGTGGGCCCGGGACAGCGTGGGCAACCTGTGGATCGCCACGACGTGCGAGGGCCTGGGGGCCAGCGTATGGTGGCCGCTCAAGGACTACCTCGCCGACGAGCCCGACAGCCAGCGCATCGCGATCACCGTCCCGGACTCGCTGGCGGACGTCTCGAACGGCCGGCTGCGCAGCACCGTGCGCAACGCCGACGGCACGACCACCTACGAGTGGTTCGTCGCCGACCCGATCAACAGCTACGACGTCGTCGTCAACGCGGGCGTCTACGGGCACTTCGCCGACACGCTCGACGGCGCGGCCGGCCGGCTCACGCGCGACTTCTGGCCGCTCGCCTACCACCTCGACGTGGCGAGGCGGGAGTGGCAGCAGGCGACGCCGATGCTGAAGTGCTTCGAGCACTGGTTCGGCCCGTACCCGTGGTACGCCGACGGCTACAAGCTCGTCGAGGCGCCGCACCTGGGGATGGAGCACCAGAGCGCCGTCGCCTACGGCAACCACTTCCTCAACGGGTATCTCGGCCGGGACCTCTCGCGCACCGGCATCGGGCTCCAGTGGGACTTCATCATCGTGCACGAGAGCGCCCACGAGTGGTTCGGCAACAACATCTCCGTGCAGGATCACGCGGACATGTGGGTGCACGAGGGGTTCGCGGCCTACGCGGAGGGGCTCTACACGGAGTGTCAGCTCGGCCCGACGGCGGGCGCGGCGTACCTGATCGGCGTGCGCAAGGCGATCCGCAACGACCGGCCGGTGATCGGTCCCTACGGGGTCAACGGCACCGGGTCCGGCGACATGTACCCCAAGGGCGCCAACCTGCTGCACACCATCCGCCAGATCGTGGACGACGACGCGAAGTGGCGCGGAGTCCTGAGCGGGCTCAACCACGAGTTCTGGCATCAGACGGTCACCAGCCGGCAGGTCGAGGACTACATCAGCCGCCAGGCGGGCATCGACCTGGGCAGGGTGTTCGACCAGTACCTGCGGACGACCCGGATCCCGGAGCTCGACTACAAGGTCGAGGGCGGGACGCTCTCCTACCGCTGGGCGAACGTGGTGCCCGGGTTTGCGATGCCGGTCCGGGTCCAGGTGCCGGGGCTCGGCACCCGCGTGCTGCACCCCACCGAGGCCTGGCAGACGCTGGCGGTCTCCTCGCCGCAGGCCGCCGAGGTCGAGGTGGACGAGAGCTGGTACGTGACGGCGCGCGACGTGGGCGGCTCCGCGGCCGCGGGCAGCGGCGGGGGGCGGTGACGGGCGCGCCGCTGCGCCTTGCCGGCGCCGCGGGCAACGACGACCTTAGTGCCGACGCCGGCGCGCGCCCGGCCGGGTCGCAACCGCGAGCTGATCATGGAGATTCCGCCGGCACGTGAGGAGTGGGTTCGCGCGCAGCGCATGGACGCCGCGTCGCGGACCGCGCGCGTGCTCGCGCACGAGATCGCCAACTACCTCGGATCCACGAGATCCATGCTGTATCTCCTGGCCGAGGAGATCGGCCCCGATCCGCGCAGCCGGGCGGACCTCGACAGCGTGGTGCGCACGGTGGACAGCGCCACCAGGCTGGTGGCGGCGCTGCGCGGATTCGCCCACGCGCCCACGCTGGGCAACGGATCGGCGGACCTGAACGACGTCGTCGCCGAGGTCGAGGCCGAGCTGCAGGGCCTGATGCCGGCGGGCAAGACGCTCACGGTCGAGCGGGCGCCCGGCCCGCTGATCGTGAAGGCCGACGCGCCCAGGCTGCGGCAGCTGGTGCTGGACCTCGTGGCGGGCGCCAACCACGCGCTGCCGGTCGGCGGCCTCGTCGAGGTCGAGACGGGGCTCGTGCCGGACCCGGGCGGCGGCTCCGCGTCGCTCGTGGTGCGCGACGACGCGCCCGGCCTCGAGCCCGACGCGGCTGCCCGCATCTTCGAGCCGTACGTCTTCGATCCCGCCTACGACACCGGCCTCAGGCTCCCCACCATCTACGCCACCGTGGCACGGAGCGGCGGGACCATCAGCGGCGATTCGGCGCCGGGCACGGGGACGACGATCCGCGTCACGCTCCCGCTCGCCGCGGCCGCCCGGGCGGGGCGCTCGTGACCAAGGTCCTCATCGCCGACGACCACCCGGTCGTGCGGGAGGGCGTGCGCCGCATCCTCCAGGGTGCCAGCGAGGTCGAGGTGGTCGGTGAAGTCGGCCGATCGGACGAGGTGCTGGACGCGGCGCGGCGGCTGAAGCCCGACGTGCTGATCCTCGACATCGCCATGCCGGGACCGAGCCACCTGGAGGTGCTGGCCGCGCTCCCCGCGGCGTGCCCGGGCACGCGCACGCTCATCCTCAGCGCCCAGCCCGAGGAGGAGTACGCGGTCCGCGCGCTCAAGAGCGGCGCCACCGGCTACCTCACCAAGGACTACGCGCCGCCCGACCTCATCGAGGCGGTGCGCCGGATCGCGGCCGGCGGCCGCTACGTCACCGACGCGCTGGCCGAGCGGCTGGCCATGGGCCTGGGCAGCGACGGCGCGACGGAGCCGCACGAGCGCCTGTCCAACCGCGAGCTGGAGGTGCTGCGCCTGCTGGCCGCCGGCCTCAGCCTGAAGGAGATCGCGGCCCGTCTCGACATCAGCCCCAAGACCGTGAGCAGCTTCCGCGCGCGCGTGCTCGAGAAGATGGAGCTGCGCACCAACGCCGACCTGGTGCGCTACACGCTGGAGCATCACCTCATCTAAGTGACCTGCATCGCCTCCCGTAGGCCGCAGCCTACGGGGTGGCGGGCGAGCCTCACGCGCAACTTCCTGTCAATCCGATGTTTGCGATCGACCTCGGAGCCGATCTTACGCTCCGATGGCAGCGACGTCCCTTCCTCGACTCGCCGGCGAATCGGCGCCCGGCATCCGCCTCGCGGCGGCGCTTCGCGTCGCGGTGCTGACCGCGGCGCTGGCCGGCGCACCGTGCTTCGCGCCGGGCGTCGTGGCGCAGCACGCCGCCTCGATCCGGGCCAGTGCCGACGTCACCCGCTCGCTGATCGGCGCGCGCCTGGTGGCCGACGGCCCGGCGGCGTCCCGCGCCGTGTCCCTTCCCGTCGTCCGGCAGGTTCGGATCGCGGAGCTGGGGACCGTAGGCGTCGAGGCCGGGCCGCGCGAGGAGATCGCGGTGGCGCGGCGCCTCGAGCGAGTGCAGGGCCGGTCCACGATGCTCGTGCTCGTCGCCTGCGTGGGCAGCTAGCCCGTCCGATCGCGCCCCGAAGCTCGAAGCCCGCGGCCGGTGCCGCGGGCTGTTTCGTCTGGGGCTCGACCGGCCCGCGGTCGGGGCGCACGCCCGCGATGCGCCAGGCGGCGGCCGCGCGGGCCAGCACCACGGTCACGGAGCGGCGCGCATGCCGGCCCGGGGCGCCCGCCAGCGTGCCGGGCGCCCCGGGTCGGGGATGTCACCCTACTTCGCCCGGTGCGCTGCCGGCTTCGCGGGAGCGGCCGCGGCGGGCGCCATCGGGGCGGGTGGAGCATTGGGGCTCCAGCTCTCCGCGACGAGCATCCACTTGCCGTCGGCGCCACGGCGGAAGACCTCCAGGTACTTGCCGTCCTCCGACGGGCCGGTCTCCGCCGGCATCTGCTGGTAGTGGTAGCGGCCGGTGGTGTACATGAAGTCGCCCGAACCGTCCGCCGTCTCCTGCGTGAGCTGGATGGTGACCTTCACGCTCGACATGGCCTGGTAGAACTGGCGGATCGCCTGCATCCCCTTGACCATCGGCATGCTGGGCGGCTGCACCATCGCGTCGGGAGAGTAGCCCGCCGTCATACCCGCCACGTCGCCGACGGCGACGGCCGCGGAGTACGCGGAGTCCATCGCCTGCGCGGCTGCGTGGTCGGCGGCGGTGAGGGGGGCCGGCGCGGACTTGCATCCGCCCAGCACCGCGAAGGTGAGCAGGCACGCTCCCGCGGCGACTCGACGCATCTCAGGCTCCATTGGGTGTGGGGGCGAGTAGTCTGCCTGCGGCAGGCCGGGCGCGCAAGCGAGGCCGCTCACGCGGTCATGTGTCACGTCCTCGGGACGTCGGGCGGCCATCCGTCTCACGACGGTGACGGTGTGTCGTTCGTGGGACGACGACGGTCAACGAGCTGCTGGAACCACGCCGGCACGCAAGTGTTGCAGAAGCGAATATCCGACTAAGTTTCTAGGACTCACTTTCATTGGTTATTGAAGGACACTCCACTCGCGAGGGAGGGTGCCATGCGCCTGAAATCCGTTCACGTGTTCCTCGGGTTGTCGGCGGCGATCGCGCCGTTCGTGGCCCTGGGCTGCAGCAGCAGCGGCGACTCGACGACGCCCCCGGCGCCGGTGATCGCCCAGACGGCGACGGCGAGTGGGGACGGCCAGACCGCGCAGGTGGGCACGCTGCTGCCGAACGCGCTGCGCGTGATCGTCACGCTGAGCGGCGTGCCGCAGCAGGGCA
This region includes:
- a CDS encoding HAMP domain-containing sensor histidine kinase, which encodes MEIPPAREEWVRAQRMDAASRTARVLAHEIANYLGSTRSMLYLLAEEIGPDPRSRADLDSVVRTVDSATRLVAALRGFAHAPTLGNGSADLNDVVAEVEAELQGLMPAGKTLTVERAPGPLIVKADAPRLRQLVLDLVAGANHALPVGGLVEVETGLVPDPGGGSASLVVRDDAPGLEPDAAARIFEPYVFDPAYDTGLRLPTIYATVARSGGTISGDSAPGTGTTIRVTLPLAAAARAGRS
- a CDS encoding DUF4440 domain-containing protein, which translates into the protein MRRVAAGACLLTFAVLGGCKSAPAPLTAADHAAAQAMDSAYSAAVAVGDVAGMTAGYSPDAMVQPPSMPMVKGMQAIRQFYQAMSSVKVTIQLTQETADGSGDFMYTTGRYHYQQMPAETGPSEDGKYLEVFRRGADGKWMLVAESWSPNAPPAPMAPAAAAPAKPAAHRAK
- a CDS encoding response regulator transcription factor, with the protein product MTKVLIADDHPVVREGVRRILQGASEVEVVGEVGRSDEVLDAARRLKPDVLILDIAMPGPSHLEVLAALPAACPGTRTLILSAQPEEEYAVRALKSGATGYLTKDYAPPDLIEAVRRIAAGGRYVTDALAERLAMGLGSDGATEPHERLSNRELEVLRLLAAGLSLKEIAARLDISPKTVSSFRARVLEKMELRTNADLVRYTLEHHLI
- a CDS encoding M1 family metallopeptidase; the encoded protein is MRPIPLLAALVICPLAGALAQDSTFTHADTLRGSNGPARAWWDAAFYDLHVRVNPADSSIVGWNGITYRILQPAREMQIDLQVPLEIDSVVQDRHRLAFRRDGDAFFVTLAARQRAGEVKTVTVWYHGKPRVARRPPWDGGFTWARDSVGNLWIATTCEGLGASVWWPLKDYLADEPDSQRIAITVPDSLADVSNGRLRSTVRNADGTTTYEWFVADPINSYDVVVNAGVYGHFADTLDGAAGRLTRDFWPLAYHLDVARREWQQATPMLKCFEHWFGPYPWYADGYKLVEAPHLGMEHQSAVAYGNHFLNGYLGRDLSRTGIGLQWDFIIVHESAHEWFGNNISVQDHADMWVHEGFAAYAEGLYTECQLGPTAGAAYLIGVRKAIRNDRPVIGPYGVNGTGSGDMYPKGANLLHTIRQIVDDDAKWRGVLSGLNHEFWHQTVTSRQVEDYISRQAGIDLGRVFDQYLRTTRIPELDYKVEGGTLSYRWANVVPGFAMPVRVQVPGLGTRVLHPTEAWQTLAVSSPQAAEVEVDESWYVTARDVGGSAAAGSGGGR